A region from the Azospirillaceae bacterium genome encodes:
- the fba gene encoding fructose-bisphosphate aldolase class II (catalyzes the reversible aldol condensation of dihydroxyacetonephosphate and glyceraldehyde 3-phosphate in the Calvin cycle, glycolysis, and/or gluconeogenesis): MARITLRQLLDHAAERDYGVPAFNINNMEQGLAVMEAAFQVDAPVILQASRGARSYAGDLMLAHMVDALEELYPNIPLCLHQDHGNSEATCLTALQHGFTSVMMDGSLLADAKTPASYDYNVDITRRVAEAAHWVGASVEGELGVLGSLETGQGEAEDGHGAEGVLSMDQLCTDPDQAFDFVAATQVDALAIAMGTSHGAYKFSREPDGDILAMDIVEAIHARLPNTHLVMHGSSSVPQELQDLFNAHGGQMPRTWGVPVEEIVRGIRFGVRKINIDTDCRLAMAAQFRKTATENPAEFDPRKFLKPAMDAMRTLCRERFEQFGAAGNAHRITPLPMAAMAKRYATGSLDPHPASASVAAE, from the coding sequence ATGGCCCGCATCACCCTGCGCCAGCTTCTGGACCACGCGGCGGAACGCGACTACGGCGTGCCCGCCTTCAACATCAACAACATGGAACAGGGCCTGGCGGTGATGGAGGCGGCATTCCAGGTCGACGCCCCCGTCATCCTGCAAGCCAGCCGGGGCGCCCGTTCCTACGCCGGCGACCTCATGCTGGCCCACATGGTGGACGCGCTGGAGGAACTTTACCCCAATATCCCGCTGTGCCTGCACCAGGACCACGGCAACAGCGAAGCCACCTGCCTGACCGCCCTGCAGCACGGATTCACCTCCGTCATGATGGACGGATCGCTGCTGGCCGACGCCAAGACGCCGGCGTCCTACGACTACAACGTCGATATCACCCGCCGGGTGGCGGAGGCGGCACACTGGGTCGGCGCCTCGGTCGAAGGTGAACTGGGCGTGCTGGGCAGCCTGGAGACCGGCCAGGGCGAGGCGGAGGACGGCCACGGGGCGGAGGGCGTGCTGTCCATGGACCAGCTGTGCACCGACCCCGACCAGGCCTTCGACTTCGTCGCCGCCACCCAGGTGGACGCCCTGGCCATCGCCATGGGCACGTCGCACGGCGCCTATAAATTCTCGCGTGAGCCGGACGGCGACATCCTGGCCATGGACATCGTGGAGGCCATCCACGCCCGCCTGCCCAACACCCACCTGGTGATGCACGGCAGCTCATCCGTGCCGCAGGAGCTTCAGGACCTGTTCAACGCCCATGGCGGCCAGATGCCCCGCACCTGGGGCGTGCCGGTGGAGGAGATCGTGCGCGGCATCCGCTTCGGCGTGCGCAAGATCAACATCGACACCGACTGCCGCCTGGCCATGGCGGCGCAGTTCCGCAAGACGGCGACGGAAAACCCGGCGGAGTTCGACCCGCGCAAGTTCCTGAAGCCCGCCATGGATGCCATGCGCACGTTGTGCCGCGAGCGGTTCGAGCAGTTCGGCGCCGCCGGCAACGCCCACCGCATCACGCCCCTGCCCATGGCCGCCATGGCCAAGCGCTACGCCACCGGATCACTGGATCCGCACCCGGCCAGCGCATCGGTGGCGGCTGAGTAA
- a CDS encoding form I ribulose bisphosphate carboxylase large subunit produces MNAIDNRDRRDRYAAGVMKYRDMGYWQPDYEPKDTDIIAVFRITPQDGVDPVEAAAAVAGESSTATWTVVWTDRLTACDKYRAKAHRVDPVPGSPDSWFAYIAYDIDLFEAGSIANLTASIIGNVFGFKPLKALRLEDMRLPVAYVKTFDGPPTGIVVERERLDKFGRPLLGATVKPKLGLSGRNYGRVVYEALKGGLDFTKDDENINSQPFMHWRDRFLYCMEAVNRAQAATGEIKGTYLNVTAATMEDMYERAEFAKSLGSCIVMIDLVIGYTAIQSMAKWARRNDMVLHLHRAGHSTYTRQKSHGVSFRVIAKWMRLAGVDHIHAGTVVGKLEGDPATTKGYYDICREDFVPRQLENGIFFDQSFASLRKTMPVASGGIHAGQMHQLLDLFGDDVVLQFGGGTIGHPMGIQAGATANRVALEAMVLARNEGRDILNEGPEILAAASRHCLPLRQALDVWKDVTFNYTSTDSPDFVPTASVSG; encoded by the coding sequence ATGAACGCCATCGACAACCGGGATCGTCGCGACCGCTATGCCGCCGGGGTCATGAAGTACCGGGACATGGGCTACTGGCAGCCGGATTACGAGCCCAAGGACACGGACATCATCGCCGTCTTCCGCATCACGCCGCAGGACGGCGTGGACCCGGTGGAAGCGGCGGCGGCCGTGGCGGGCGAATCGTCCACCGCCACCTGGACCGTGGTGTGGACCGACCGGCTGACGGCCTGCGACAAGTACCGCGCCAAGGCCCACCGGGTGGACCCGGTGCCGGGCTCGCCCGACAGCTGGTTCGCCTACATCGCCTATGACATCGATCTTTTCGAGGCCGGATCGATCGCCAACCTGACGGCGTCCATCATCGGCAACGTCTTCGGCTTCAAGCCGCTGAAGGCCCTGCGGCTGGAGGACATGCGCCTGCCGGTGGCGTATGTGAAGACCTTCGACGGGCCGCCCACCGGCATCGTTGTGGAACGGGAACGGCTGGACAAGTTCGGCCGGCCGCTGCTGGGCGCCACGGTGAAACCCAAGCTGGGCCTGTCGGGCCGCAACTACGGCCGCGTGGTGTATGAGGCGCTGAAGGGCGGCCTGGACTTCACCAAGGATGATGAGAACATCAATTCCCAACCCTTCATGCACTGGCGCGACCGCTTCCTCTATTGCATGGAGGCGGTGAACCGCGCCCAGGCGGCGACGGGTGAGATCAAGGGCACCTACCTGAACGTGACCGCCGCCACCATGGAGGACATGTACGAGCGGGCGGAGTTCGCCAAGTCGCTGGGGTCGTGCATCGTCATGATCGACCTGGTGATCGGCTACACCGCCATCCAGTCCATGGCCAAGTGGGCGCGGCGCAACGACATGGTGCTGCACCTGCACCGCGCCGGCCATTCGACATACACCCGGCAGAAAAGCCACGGTGTGTCCTTCCGCGTCATCGCCAAATGGATGCGGCTGGCGGGCGTGGACCACATCCATGCCGGCACGGTGGTGGGCAAGCTGGAGGGCGACCCCGCCACCACCAAGGGCTACTACGACATCTGCCGTGAGGATTTCGTGCCCCGGCAGCTGGAGAACGGCATCTTCTTCGACCAGTCCTTCGCCTCCCTGCGCAAGACCATGCCGGTGGCATCGGGCGGCATCCATGCGGGGCAGATGCACCAGTTGCTGGACCTGTTCGGCGACGACGTGGTGCTGCAGTTCGGCGGCGGCACCATCGGCCACCCCATGGGCATCCAGGCCGGCGCCACCGCCAACCGCGTGGCGCTGGAGGCCATGGTGCTGGCCCGCAACGAGGGCCGCGACATCCTGAACGAGGGCCCGGAAATCCTGGCGGCCGCCAGCCGCCACTGCCTGCCCCTGCGCCAGGCGCTGGATGTGTGGAAGGACGTCACCTTCAACTACACCTCCACCGACTCGCCGGACTTCGTGCCCACCGCTTCCGTTTCCGGTTAA
- a CDS encoding ribulose bisphosphate carboxylase small subunit, with translation MRITQGTFSFLPDLTDEQIAAQIQYCIDQGWAVNIEFTDDPHPRNTFWEMWGHPMFDVRDAAGVMTELTACRKVYGDRYIRISGFDASHGWESVRLSFIANRPANEPGFTLERQETAGRHIQFTTRAYAARLPEGERYS, from the coding sequence ATGCGCATCACCCAAGGCACCTTCTCCTTCCTGCCCGACCTGACGGATGAGCAGATCGCGGCGCAGATCCAGTACTGCATCGACCAGGGTTGGGCCGTGAACATCGAGTTCACGGACGATCCCCACCCCCGCAACACCTTCTGGGAAATGTGGGGCCACCCCATGTTCGACGTCCGTGACGCCGCCGGCGTGATGACGGAACTGACGGCCTGCCGCAAGGTCTATGGCGACCGTTACATCCGCATCTCCGGCTTCGACGCCAGCCACGGCTGGGAAAGCGTGCGGCTGTCCTTCATCGCCAACCGGCCGGCCAATGAGCCCGGGTTCACGCTGGAACGGCAGGAGACCGCCGGCCGCCACATCCAGTTCACCACCCGCGCCTACGCCGCCCGACTGCCGGAAGGGGAGCGGTACTCCTGA
- the cbbX gene encoding CbbX protein: MAVSLTAVPDPRPPDEGPDGSVDLRGDFEASGLPEIFDELDQEMVGLAPIKGRLREIAALLLVDRARQRFGLAVGAPTLHMSFTGNPGTGKTTLALKMAAILHRLGYVRRGHLVTVTRDDLVGQYIGHTAPKTKEVLKRAAGGVLFIDEAYYLYRPENERDYGQEAIEILLQVMENQRDDLVVILAGYADRMERFFQANPGFRSRVAHHIDFPDYGEGELLEIGERQLQGMNYRLSGEARAVFARYIALRRGQPHFANGRSIRNALDRARLRQASRLFQSAGRTLSKDDLMVIEAADIRTSRVFDAAPGSEEEAP; encoded by the coding sequence ATGGCGGTTTCCCTGACCGCCGTCCCGGATCCACGCCCGCCGGATGAGGGCCCGGATGGGAGCGTGGATCTGCGCGGCGACTTCGAAGCCTCCGGCCTGCCGGAAATCTTCGATGAACTGGACCAGGAGATGGTGGGCCTGGCGCCCATCAAGGGGCGGCTGCGGGAGATCGCCGCCCTGCTGCTGGTGGACAGGGCGCGCCAGCGCTTCGGCCTGGCGGTGGGCGCCCCCACCCTGCACATGAGCTTCACCGGCAACCCCGGCACCGGCAAGACGACGCTGGCCCTGAAGATGGCGGCCATCCTGCACCGGCTGGGTTATGTGCGGCGCGGCCATCTGGTGACCGTCACCCGCGACGACCTGGTGGGCCAGTACATCGGCCACACCGCGCCCAAGACGAAGGAGGTGCTGAAGCGTGCCGCCGGCGGCGTGCTGTTCATCGATGAGGCCTATTACCTGTACCGGCCGGAGAACGAACGCGACTATGGGCAGGAGGCCATCGAGATCCTGTTGCAGGTGATGGAAAACCAGCGCGACGACCTGGTGGTGATCCTGGCCGGCTATGCCGACCGCATGGAACGCTTTTTCCAGGCCAATCCCGGCTTCCGTTCCCGCGTCGCCCACCACATCGACTTCCCAGACTATGGCGAGGGGGAGTTGCTGGAGATCGGGGAGCGGCAGTTGCAGGGCATGAACTACCGCCTGAGCGGGGAGGCCCGCGCCGTCTTTGCCCGTTATATCGCCCTGCGCCGCGGCCAGCCGCATTTCGCCAACGGCCGCTCCATCCGCAACGCCCTGGACCGCGCCCGCCTGCGCCAGGCCAGCCGGCTGTTCCAATCGGCCGGCCGGACCCTGTCCAAGGATGACCTGATGGTGATCGAGGCGGCGGACATCCGGACCAGCCGGGTGTTCGACGCGGCGCCCGGAAGCGAGGAGGAAGCGCCATGA
- the rpe gene encoding ribulose-phosphate 3-epimerase, which produces MTQPLIAPSILSADFAALGSEVRAVMEAGADYIHIDVMDGHFVPNITIGPVVVKALRPHTDHVFDVHLMISPVDPYLEAFAEAGADIITVQAEATTHLDRTLERIRALGVKAGVALNPATPESAIAYVLDRLDLVLVMTVNPGFGGQSFIHGMLPKMRALKTMIGRRPIQLEVDGGVNPQTARLCTEAGMEVLVAGSAVFQGGPALYATNIQALKG; this is translated from the coding sequence ATGACCCAGCCCCTGATCGCGCCCTCCATCCTGTCCGCCGACTTCGCGGCCTTGGGCTCCGAGGTGCGGGCGGTGATGGAGGCCGGCGCCGACTATATCCACATCGACGTGATGGACGGCCATTTCGTGCCCAACATCACCATCGGCCCGGTGGTGGTGAAGGCGCTGCGCCCCCACACCGATCACGTGTTCGACGTGCACCTGATGATCAGCCCGGTGGACCCTTACCTGGAGGCCTTCGCCGAGGCCGGGGCCGACATCATCACCGTGCAGGCGGAGGCCACCACCCACCTGGACCGCACGCTGGAACGCATCCGCGCGCTGGGTGTAAAGGCCGGCGTGGCGCTGAACCCGGCGACGCCGGAAAGCGCCATCGCCTATGTGCTGGACCGGTTGGACCTGGTGCTGGTGATGACGGTGAACCCCGGCTTCGGCGGCCAGTCCTTCATCCACGGCATGCTGCCCAAGATGCGGGCGCTGAAAACCATGATCGGCCGCCGCCCCATCCAGCTGGAGGTGGACGGCGGCGTGAACCCGCAAACCGCCCGGCTGTGCACGGAGGCCGGGATGGAGGTGCTGGTGGCCGGCTCCGCCGTCTTCCAGGGCGGGCCCGCGCTATATGCCACCAATATCCAGGCGTTGAAAGGGTAG
- a CDS encoding patatin-like phospholipase family protein: MTYRILTLDGGGPWALLEAMVLADLYGSDTPGHDILAEFDMAAGTSAGAIVLGGLVKNLTPAQILDLFVNDARRSTLFVKMHGLDRIVAELDLGPKYSTAGKLNGLAAMLDDTSLVPPTPATVNGQVKPLALSTRAIADLPLPPARGGATPVKVFITAFDYAQRRAALFRSYAGLSTPVATGMASTAPLAEAINASSTAPVTFFDTPAVCQGRLYWDGGLTGCNNPVMLALTEALQQGAGPVFQMLSLGSGTTRLAPHGDTSQPPAHLGEVTKAQGMMDDLTRLAQTTLDDPPDAASYDAHILAQRLAAQDPATLGGLVRFNVSVQPVLATGAWVQPAGLAGDLFTTLADLPADAVEPGQIALIQQLGRDWMAGRVPNQALVTRLPQLDCVLGDATYAEAKARWVALARA, encoded by the coding sequence ATGACCTATCGCATCCTGACCTTGGACGGCGGCGGCCCCTGGGCGCTGCTGGAGGCGATGGTGCTGGCCGACCTGTACGGCAGCGACACACCCGGCCACGACATCCTGGCGGAGTTCGACATGGCGGCCGGTACCTCGGCCGGGGCCATCGTGCTGGGCGGGCTGGTCAAGAACCTGACGCCGGCCCAGATCCTGGACCTGTTCGTCAACGACGCCCGGCGGTCCACACTGTTCGTCAAGATGCATGGGCTGGATCGCATCGTCGCCGAGCTGGATCTGGGCCCCAAATACAGCACGGCCGGCAAGCTGAACGGCCTAGCCGCCATGCTGGACGACACCAGCCTGGTGCCGCCCACCCCGGCCACGGTAAACGGCCAGGTCAAGCCGCTGGCCCTGTCCACCCGGGCCATCGCCGACCTGCCCCTGCCGCCGGCACGCGGCGGCGCCACGCCGGTCAAGGTGTTCATCACCGCCTTCGACTATGCCCAGCGCCGCGCCGCCCTGTTCCGCAGTTATGCCGGCCTGTCCACGCCGGTCGCCACCGGCATGGCCTCCACCGCCCCGCTGGCGGAGGCCATCAACGCCAGCAGCACCGCCCCGGTCACCTTTTTCGACACGCCGGCGGTGTGCCAGGGGCGCCTGTACTGGGACGGCGGCCTGACGGGCTGCAACAACCCGGTAATGCTGGCCCTGACGGAGGCGCTGCAACAGGGTGCCGGCCCGGTGTTCCAGATGCTGAGCCTGGGCAGCGGCACCACCCGCCTGGCCCCTCATGGCGACACCAGCCAGCCCCCCGCCCATCTGGGTGAGGTCACCAAGGCGCAGGGCATGATGGACGACCTGACCCGGCTGGCCCAGACCACGCTGGACGACCCGCCCGACGCCGCCAGTTATGACGCCCATATCCTGGCACAGCGCCTGGCCGCCCAGGACCCGGCCACGCTGGGCGGGCTGGTGCGCTTCAACGTCTCCGTCCAGCCGGTGCTGGCCACCGGCGCCTGGGTGCAGCCAGCAGGCCTGGCCGGCGATTTGTTCACCACCCTGGCCGACCTGCCGGCCGACGCGGTGGAACCCGGACAGATCGCCCTGATCCAGCAGCTGGGCCGCGACTGGATGGCCGGCCGCGTGCCCAACCAGGCCTTGGTCACCCGCCTGCCGCAGCTGGACTGCGTGCTGGGCGACGCCACCTATGCCGAGGCCAAGGCGCGGTGGGTGGCGTTGGCCCGGGCGTGA
- a CDS encoding SPFH/Band 7/PHB domain protein — protein sequence MSPFGLFALVILVFAIILVFRSIKTVPQGMEFTVERFGRYTRTLKPGLAVIVPFVDGIGARQTMREVLLDVPSQEIITKDNAMVTVDGVVFFQVLDAAKASYEVRNLDLAVLNLTMTNLRTVMGSMDLDELLSQRDAINARLLTVVDAATHPWGVKVTRVEIRDIQPPRDLIDSMARQMKAERERRALILEAEGLRQSAILKAEGEKQSAILQAEGRKEAAFREAEARVRLAEAEAEATRVVSDAIAGGSVQAVNYFIAQRYVDALKSFAASPNQKILFMPMESTGILGALGGIAELAKDSFAGVPGPQATRPAPRRPDPPAPPPAGPWDAPSS from the coding sequence TTGTCGCCATTCGGCCTGTTCGCCCTGGTCATCCTGGTCTTCGCGATCATCCTGGTGTTTCGCAGCATCAAGACCGTGCCCCAGGGCATGGAGTTCACGGTGGAGCGCTTCGGCCGGTACACCCGCACGCTGAAGCCGGGCCTGGCCGTCATCGTCCCCTTCGTCGATGGCATCGGCGCCCGCCAGACCATGCGCGAGGTGCTGCTGGATGTGCCGTCGCAGGAGATCATCACCAAGGACAACGCCATGGTGACGGTGGACGGCGTGGTATTCTTCCAGGTGCTGGACGCCGCCAAGGCCAGCTATGAGGTGCGCAACCTGGATCTGGCGGTGCTGAACCTGACCATGACCAATTTGCGCACGGTCATGGGGTCCATGGACCTGGACGAACTGCTGTCGCAGCGCGACGCCATCAACGCCCGGCTGCTGACCGTGGTGGACGCCGCCACCCATCCCTGGGGCGTCAAGGTCACCCGCGTGGAAATCCGCGACATCCAGCCGCCGCGCGACCTGATCGACAGCATGGCCCGCCAGATGAAGGCGGAACGCGAGCGCCGCGCCCTGATCCTGGAGGCCGAGGGACTGCGCCAATCCGCCATCCTGAAGGCGGAGGGTGAGAAGCAATCCGCCATCCTGCAGGCCGAAGGCCGGAAAGAGGCCGCCTTCCGCGAGGCCGAGGCCCGCGTGCGCCTGGCGGAGGCGGAGGCGGAGGCCACCCGCGTGGTGTCCGACGCCATCGCCGGCGGCAGCGTGCAGGCGGTGAACTACTTCATCGCCCAGCGTTACGTCGATGCCCTGAAAAGCTTCGCCGCCAGCCCCAACCAGAAGATCCTGTTCATGCCCATGGAATCCACCGGCATCCTGGGCGCCCTGGGCGGCATCGCCGAACTGGCCAAGGACAGCTTCGCCGGGGTGCCCGGGCCCCAAGCCACCCGCCCCGCCCCCCGGCGCCCGGATCCCCCGGCCCCGCCGCCGGCCGGTCCGTGGGACGCGCCCAGCAGCTAA
- a CDS encoding NfeD family protein, with amino-acid sequence MPNLADWTPHAWHWLAAGVALALVELLLPGIGLLWLGVAGMLVGAVLFLFPAFGLVGQLVLFALLSVALLVATRRLLGPGRATSQQASPLNERTSLYVGRVLTLETAITNGQGRAHLDDGTWIVQASQDLPAGSTVRVVGVDGTALKVEAA; translated from the coding sequence ATGCCGAACCTTGCCGATTGGACGCCGCACGCCTGGCACTGGCTGGCGGCGGGCGTCGCCCTGGCGCTGGTGGAGCTGCTGCTGCCCGGCATCGGCCTGCTGTGGCTGGGCGTGGCGGGGATGCTGGTGGGGGCCGTGCTGTTCCTTTTTCCCGCCTTCGGGCTTGTCGGCCAACTGGTCCTATTCGCCCTGCTGTCCGTCGCCCTGCTGGTCGCCACCCGTCGCCTTCTGGGGCCAGGCCGGGCGACATCCCAGCAAGCCAGCCCCTTGAACGAGCGCACCAGCCTGTATGTCGGCCGCGTCCTGACCCTGGAAACCGCCATCACCAATGGTCAGGGCCGCGCCCATTTGGATGACGGCACCTGGATCGTCCAGGCCAGTCAGGATCTGCCGGCCGGTTCCACCGTGCGCGTGGTGGGGGTGGATGGCACAGCCCTGAAGGTGGAGGCGGCGTAA
- a CDS encoding alkaline phosphatase D family protein, protein MTAFDRRFSPVPATTRRTLLKSLGVTAATAFLLPSSSRPALAQAVFSSDPFSLGVASGDPLPDGVVLWTRLAPDPLAFGYGMPKRPVEVDWEVATDERMRNVVQRGTEVARPELGHAVHAEVTGLEPARDYYYRFIVGAERSMVGRARTAPALGAKVDRVRLGMVGCQNYEDGFYTAFRHLAEERPDYVFHYGDYIYEGRVRAHETSAYYGGLAIPTPRRHLGDEPFSLDEYRRRYAQYTLDLDLQLARAAAPWMVTWDDHEVDNNWTGNVDGAGIAPPEYFLLRRAAAAQAYFEHMPLRRASWPKGPDMQIYRRLAFGNLIDLHLLDTRQFRTDQPCGDGFKPACDGQDDDDAQMMGEEQERWLFEGLDRGRARWNIIGQQVMMMSMNREPWHSAIYNMDSWEGYHQPRQRLLRHIADRRLNNVVVLTGDEHQNFVGDLKTDFHNDKAPTIATEFVGTSISSGGDGADKRPRHDEVMRGNPHIRFMNDQRGYLMCDIAQDKLTANFRVMDHVSTPGGAISTRASFVVEPGKPGAKSA, encoded by the coding sequence ATGACCGCCTTTGATCGCCGTTTCAGCCCCGTTCCCGCCACCACCCGCCGCACCCTGTTGAAATCCTTGGGCGTCACGGCGGCCACGGCTTTCCTGCTGCCCTCATCCAGCCGCCCGGCCCTGGCGCAGGCGGTGTTTTCCAGCGACCCGTTCTCGCTGGGCGTCGCATCAGGCGACCCGCTGCCCGACGGGGTGGTGCTGTGGACGCGGTTGGCGCCCGATCCGCTGGCCTTCGGCTACGGCATGCCCAAGCGCCCGGTGGAGGTGGATTGGGAAGTCGCCACGGACGAGCGCATGCGCAACGTCGTCCAACGGGGGACGGAGGTGGCGCGGCCGGAACTGGGCCACGCCGTGCATGCCGAGGTCACGGGGCTGGAGCCGGCGCGCGATTATTACTACCGCTTCATCGTGGGGGCGGAGCGCAGCATGGTCGGTCGCGCCCGCACGGCCCCGGCCCTGGGCGCCAAGGTGGACCGGGTGCGCCTGGGCATGGTCGGCTGCCAGAATTATGAGGACGGCTTCTACACCGCCTTCCGCCATCTGGCGGAGGAACGGCCGGACTACGTCTTCCACTACGGCGACTACATCTATGAAGGCCGGGTGCGGGCGCATGAGACCAGCGCCTATTACGGCGGCTTGGCCATCCCGACGCCGCGCCGGCACCTGGGGGATGAGCCCTTCTCCCTGGACGAATACCGCCGCCGCTACGCCCAGTACACGCTGGACCTGGACCTGCAGCTGGCCCGTGCCGCGGCCCCCTGGATGGTGACCTGGGACGACCATGAGGTCGACAACAACTGGACGGGCAATGTCGATGGCGCCGGCATCGCGCCGCCTGAATATTTCCTGCTGCGCCGGGCCGCCGCCGCCCAGGCCTATTTCGAACACATGCCGCTGCGCCGCGCCTCCTGGCCCAAGGGGCCGGACATGCAGATCTATCGCCGCCTGGCCTTCGGCAACCTGATCGACCTGCACCTGCTGGACACCCGCCAGTTCCGCACCGACCAGCCCTGCGGCGACGGTTTCAAGCCGGCCTGCGACGGCCAGGACGACGATGACGCCCAGATGATGGGGGAGGAGCAGGAGCGCTGGCTGTTCGAAGGGCTGGATCGTGGCCGCGCCCGCTGGAACATCATCGGCCAGCAGGTGATGATGATGTCCATGAACCGGGAACCCTGGCACAGCGCCATCTACAACATGGACAGCTGGGAAGGCTACCACCAGCCGCGTCAGCGCCTGTTGCGCCACATCGCCGACCGCCGCCTGAACAACGTGGTGGTGCTGACGGGGGATGAGCACCAGAACTTCGTGGGCGACCTCAAGACCGATTTCCATAATGACAAGGCGCCGACCATCGCCACCGAATTCGTCGGCACCTCCATCAGTTCCGGCGGCGACGGCGCCGACAAGCGCCCCCGCCATGATGAGGTGATGCGCGGCAACCCGCACATCCGTTTCATGAACGACCAGCGCGGCTATCTGATGTGCGACATCGCGCAGGACAAGCTGACCGCCAACTTCCGCGTCATGGACCATGTCTCCACCCCCGGCGGCGCCATCAGCACCCGCGCCAGCTTCGTGGTGGAACCGGGCAAGCCGGGGGCGAAATCGGCGTAG